Proteins found in one Trichoplusia ni isolate ovarian cell line Hi5 chromosome 14, tn1, whole genome shotgun sequence genomic segment:
- the LOC113500462 gene encoding proteoglycan Cow — MHSFVRAATLAALLALAAAAARRTDQDFEFDDDADGGAAEVGVGHARRPRRYVYDPHNSLCRSLVCKKREVCVLRDAFTALCATKKDILRRGDIIVAASSGGGVWDREPEARGGEWERDGDDDDVFYDASAHDDADADLDADDAKRCVGCGGSGGSGAAGASFLCGSDNRTYSSLCRLDLHNCVRRGARPVRLACRGFCPCRRPHRRPRPHRQDSHTDWRRRKMESSHNEVLPERQSRRRFPQGSEGCALDKMANRLLDWFSVLMEEAGATAPSADGFPSDCKPEVRWMFAHLDTDGDGLLSAANLYSLRHDERERCLRPFLSSCGGGGGAGGGAGLSRAAWCGCLRRAARPCTALARAHPGAAGAGAYVPACDARGFYRPRQCHAALAVCWCVDAHGQELPGSRTKGAPECPGEKSEEGAEGAPADDEDGGAGSGDAELRF; from the exons ATGCACTCGTTCGTGAGGGCGGCGACTCTGgcggcgctgctggcgctggcggcggctgcggcgcgCCGCACCGACCAGGACTTTGAGTTCGACGACGACGCG GATGGTGGCGCGGCCGAAGTAGGCGTCGGTCACGCGCGCCGACCTCGGCGGTATGTGTACGACCCCCACA ACTCTCTGTGTCGCTCGCTGGTGTGCAAGAAGCGCGAGGTGTGCGTGTTGCGGGACGCCTTCACCGCGCTCTGCGCCACCAAAAAGGATATCCTACGCAGAGG AGATATAATAGTAGCAGCAAGTAGTGGTGGCGGAGTGTGGGACCGAGAGCCAGAAGCTCGTGGCGGCGAGTGGGAGCGGGACGGCGACGATGATGACGTGTTCTACGACGCCAGCGCACACGACGACGCCGACGCCGACCTCGACGCCGACGACGCCAAGCG CTGCGTGGGGTGCGGCGGGTCGGGCGGgtcgggcgcggcgggcgcgtcGTTCCTGTGCGGCTCGGACAACCGCACGTACTCGTCGCTGTGCCGCCTGGACCTGCACAACTgcgtgcggcgcggcgcgcggcccgTGCGGCTCGCCTGCCGCGGCTTCTGTCCGTGTCGCCGCCCGcaccgccgcccgcgcccgcacCGCCAGGACTCGCACACC GATTGGCGGCGCCGAAAAATGGAATCCTCCCACAACGAGGTTCTACCAGAGAGACAGTCCCGTCGACGATTCCCACAAG GCTCTGAAGGTTGCGCATTGGATAAGATGGCGAATCGACTTCTGGATTGGTTTTCTGTACTGATGGAAGAGGCGGGGGCCACGGCACCCTCGGCCGATG GGTTCCCGAGCGACTGCAAGCCGGAGGTGCGCTGGATGTTCGCGCACCTCGACACGGACGGCGACGGGCTGCTGTCCGCGGCCAACCTGTACTCGCTGC GGCACGACGAGCGCGAGCGCTGCCTGCGGCCGTTCCTGTCgtcgtgcggcggcggcgggggcgcgggcgggggcgcggggctgAGCCGCGCGGCGTGGTGCGGCTGcctgcggcgcgcggcgcggccctGCACGGCGCTGGCGCGCGCGCAcccgggcgcggcgggcgcgggcgcctACGTGCCGGCGTGCGACGCGCGCGGCTTCTACCGGCCGCGCCAGTGCCACGCCGCGCTGGCCGTGTGCTGGTGCGTGGACGCGCACGGCCAGGAGCTGCCCGGCTCGCGCACCAAGGGTGCGCCGGAGTGTCCCG GTGAAAAGTCGGAGGAGGGCGCAGAGGGCGCTCCGGCCGATGACGAGGACGGCGGCGCGGGCAGCGGCGACGCTGAGCTGCGGTTTTAG